DNA from Triticum aestivum cultivar Chinese Spring chromosome 7D, IWGSC CS RefSeq v2.1, whole genome shotgun sequence:
ATcatatatatatgttgtatatttGAATTGAATTGATCTGAAAaggaacagaaaaaagaaaaaaatcaaatgcaaactatgccgacggctaggctgtCGATATAGAGCTGGCGCGAGAGCCCAGTTGCTGACACGtggcagctatgccgacggcctagctgtCGGCGTTGCTAGGCCNNNNNNNNNNNNNNNNNNNNNNNNNNNNNNNNNNNNNNNNNNNNNNNNNNNNNNNNNNNNNNNNNNNNNNNNNNNNNNNNNNNNNNNNNNNNNNNNNNNNNNNNNNNNNNNNNNNNNNNNNNNNNNNNNNNNNNNNNNNNNNNNNNNNNNNNNNNNNNNNNNNNNNNNNNNNNNNNNNNNNNNNNNNNNNNNNNNNNNNNNNNNNNNNNNNNNNNNNNNNNNNNNNNNNNNNNNNNNNNNNNNNNNNNNNNNNNNNNNNNNNNNNNNNNNNNNNNNNNNNNNNNNNNNNNNNNNNNNNNNNNNNNNNNNNNNNNNNNNNNNNNNNNNNNNNNNNNNNNNNNNNNNNNNNNNNNNNNNNNNNNNNNNNNNNNNNNccgggccgtcggcatagccctacCCCAGGGGTGCCCAGATGCTGACATGTGGCAGGGCTATGTCGACGGCCTAGCTGTCGGCGTAGTTTCAAAGTAATCccacggctaggccgtcggcatagccctgcatCCAGGAGTAACGCCTGCTCGCCACGTGGCGCATCTATGCTGacagcctagccgtcggcatagtttcaaactaagccgacggccgTGTCGTCGGCATAGATGCGCCACATGGCGAGCAGTCGTTGGtcagcacttgacggcggccgccgttaggcggTAACGTTGCCGACggtcagggccgtcggcatagatgtacgaacaccgtcgggatagggcctatgccgacggcctttctatgccGACGACCTCCCAggctacgccgacggatatgttgctgacggccctatgccgacgggggccgtcggcataggcctgtcccgacagcgagggccgtcggcatagggtgcgattccggtagtgaATAGTAACTGACCCGCAATTATGCAGTAAAAGAATTAAAGAAAGTCAAAAAACCAGAAAAATCAAAGTCTACACCATCACGTATTGGTATATATGAGACGATTTACATTCCTATTCCATTATTACTGTTTATGTTGAAGCAACAGTAAACCGAAAATGAATTGAACAAGGACAAAGAAAACAGCCATCGATCCCATGGCATGGACATCGTTCATGCTGATGGTGCCAGAGCAGTATCACCTCCTGTGGCGACAGTGACGATGGGGCTAGGCACGACATGCTTCTACGATACCCAGCTCAAGGTTCCCTCCACGTAGAGCTCTTTGCTCGGGTCATGGCCGCTCACGGACACACTGAAGGTCTTCTTCTCTTCGGTTTTAGAGAACGACATCGTCTCCAGACGACACGCACTGTCAGAGACCTCGGCACATCCACTTTTGCCTTGAATGTTGAATCCGCTGGCCCGACGTTTGTCACAGTCCGTTTCACGGTGAACTGCGTTGATGTTAGCGGCACGGTTATCGTCGGGTAATTCAGCTGCACGTCCTGGACCTTGGGCAGCTTCGGACAGGTCAAACTCGAGTTGCGCACTATGGTTGCTAGGCCGCTGTCACCAAGGAGCCGGCAGATGTAGCCAGCGTAGTCAATGACGCTGAGGTCATACACCAAGCCAGGGTCACCGGCTCTCGCCGGGTTTACATGGCTGGCGCCTGTGTCGTACACGCCGGCCTTTCTACGCTGCTCGTCCAAGATTGAGCTGCCAGCGCCCACTATGTTGCCAATTTTGGACTTTTGAGCCCTTGACTTGTTGTCCTTGCAAATGAGGATCTTACCAGTTATGCTACTATCATAGTCATAATTGCAGTACCGCCATTCATCGGAGTAGAGGAGAGAGTGAAACTTTGAGCTTGGATTCGCTATTTGGGTAAGTGCTTCTCTGTCAATGCTCTTGCCATTGCCGAGATGGATGTTGGCGCTGAAGCTCCGGTCCACGGAGCCGGCGGCAACCGTGAGCAACCAGGGTGCTTCGTTGGTGACGGAGCGCTGAGTCGGACCGCTGTTGCCAGCGGCACACACCACAAGGATGCCATTGGACACGGCACTGAACGCGCCAATAGATATGGGGTCTTGATCAAAGCGTGCGCGTGTGCTGCTACCAAGGGAGAGCGAGAGTACGTCCACCCCATCCTTGATGGCCTCTTCTGGGCCAGCCAGTAGGGCAGATGACTTGCAGTCACGAGCAACACATACCTTATACATGGCAATGTGGGCGCTCGGGGCAATTCCAGCTGCGGTGCCTGTGCCCACACCATTTTATGATGCACCGGTTACGAAGTTTCCGACGGCTGTGGATGAGGTGTGTCTTCCAAGGCCCTCTTCGTCGCCAGAGTCATCACCCGCAATCAGTGACTTGGCACTGATAAGCTTGTTGTTGCACTGGGCCGCATCGCACGAGCCCTTCCACCTTGCAGGGGGTGGTGGAACACCGTGGTCGTTGAAGGAAGCGTGCGCTGCATAGATGTCGTTGTCAAGCAGCTCAATGATGACTCCCTTCCCATAGTCAGCCTGGCTCCAGAACCCGGTGCCATTCCTTAGCCCAAGGAACTCTGGCGTGTGGGTGGTCATTAGCTGTAGCGTTTGGTCCGGGAATGCACGCACAAACCCTGGCTTCTTGGACACCATGTCGAGTTCGGCATCGGTGAGCCTCACGGCGAAGCCGTTGAACAGCTCGG
Protein-coding regions in this window:
- the LOC123170850 gene encoding subtilisin-like protease 1, producing the protein MGEASGEVAVPIVVEASGPGNTTAGHRPRPCRLLPLPAHAPAPAPAVASAVARHHLVQRPRKTPAATWSEATTSIHQNATKSSSYRAYIVLVQPPPSNAGEDAHRQWHESFLSSSLAGDSIESRLLYSYTELFNGFAVRLTDAELDMVSKKPGFVRAFPDQTLQLMTTHTPEFLGLRNGTGFWSQADYGKGVIIELLDNDIYAAHASFNDHGVPPPPARWKGSCDAAQCNNKLISAKSLIAGTAAGIAPSAHIAMYKVCVARDCKSSALLAGPEEAIKDGVDVLSLSLGSSTRARFDQDPISIGAFSAVSNGILVVCAAGNSGPTQRSVTNEAPWLLTVAAGSVDRSFSANIHLGNGKSIDREALTQIANPSSKFHSLLYSDEWRYCNYDYDSSITGKILICKDNKSRAQKSKIGNIVGAGSSILDEQRRKAGVYDTGASHVNPARAGDPGLVYDLSVIDYAGYICRLLGDSGLATIVRNSSLTCPKLPKVQDVQLNYPTITVPLTSTQFTVKRTVTNVGPADSTFKAKVDVPRSLTVRVVWRRCRSLKPKRRRPSVCP